The genomic DNA CAGTTTATGTACTCTTTTATCATCTCAACAATCTCTTCAGGGTTTCCATGTTCCTTCTTCCTCACAAGATTTCTTCCAAGCATCATGAGGTGGGAAAGAAGCGATGGAGGTTGAATGGAAGAGTGTAGAACTCCTCATTCCGGCTATCGCCTTTGAATTTCCGAAACCGGTCCCACCACCCCATGCCCCGATCGGCAGCGGCACCGTGGAAGTCGAGGGTGTTGTCGAGGAAGACTGCAACAATCAATGCCACAGTGGGTGGAGAGGAGAAGATTGTGTTGATGTAGTCATTGAACTGCAAGAACAAAATGGAGTCGCATATGATACAATTCTATGAGTTCACATGATAGCATCATGAATCAAATGTTTGTTTCGATGGATTGAATCATCCGAAAGCTATTTGTGTTAAATCTAGATTGTAAAATGGCGAAAAAAATGCATGAATGCTAACCCATTCTGCATTGGTGTGAGCAGGGCCATGTTGAGCACTCGTAGTGTAGCGGAAGAAGTACTGAGGAACTGACAAGCCAAGGAAGATCGATACGCCTACGATGAAGAGGTTCCGCATCGAATTCATGTTGGTGAATTGCAACATGGACAGACCAACAGCAGCTGCGAACAGAAAATGGAAAATACTATTAGGCAATGCCTAATTTATCAATCAAATTCAAACATGGTTTTTAAACACTAGCCAGCCCAAAGAAAGTACCAACGATCCCGAAGAGCACGCAGTAAATAGCTGCAAATACTGTGAAAGGAATGGAGGCAAACAATGCTCCGAATTTCCCTAAATGCGAAGGCAAAGGAAGTTGCTTTAGTATTTCCTTGTGTCAGAATGCTCGAAATCGATTTGCTCAAATGAAACTCTCACCCATGACGGAGAAGAATATCATGAAGCCGGCTGAGATTTGAATGACCCTGCGACTCCCAACTCTTGTCGATCCAAGAAGCCCCACATTCTCACTCTCATGTAGGCAATGCACAAATTTAGCAAAATTAGGACACCGAAGGTTCACATGTTAGAAAGAGCAATTGAATTATGCGAACTTACACTGAGACGGACGAACCGGTTAGAGTGCCAAACAACCCGTCAAAAAGTACGCCTATTCCCTGTTAGATTTGGAAGTTTCACAGGTAAGTTAAACAATGTCGATTCAaatgttcaagtcaaatgatcgTAAATGGTAAAAAGTTTACCTGACACCCAATGCCTCGACTTAGAACATAAGCCGGAGGTGGTGTTGCACTAGCAAGCCGTGCTGCGGCTTTGTAAGCTCCTGTCGACTGCTTGAAACAACAAACTATCAGCTTCAGCTTGATGAGGCCAAACCAGTGTTGAAATTAGCATCATGACTACTACTTGCCTCAACCATTGATACCAGAACAGCAGCCATCATCCCAAAAGAATGGCCGGCATCGAAGGTTGGGGCGCCCCATTGCAACGGATAAGGAACCTTTATCCTGAAATAATTTATGTGAGATGCAAGACGCTATAGAGGAAGACTGAAACAATATAAGTTGGACAAGTACCAGGGAGCAGAGGAGATCAAATTGGCACGATCCGTGCGACAATTGAGTTGGGTGCGCTCAGGTCTATGTTTGTATGCACCGCCGACCGTAAGAATATGTGCGTAAATCCATACAATCGTGATCGTTATTAGAAGAGAGAATCTCTCTAATATGGGAAGCCGCCGAACAGATACATGCTTCAGATACTAACCAAAGATTCTGAAGTGATTAGATTCAATCCGTGCCTTCTAGACTCGAATGACTAGGGATGCATTCTTACCTGAGAAGCTGCAACGAAAAGGATGAGTGTCGGAACACCAATCTCTACGCATCGCCCGACCTAATAGAAGATAAGATTCAATATGAAACATAATGCTGAAGAAGTGTTTCACATTACTGACAGTTACTGAAGGATTGAAATATAGCCAAAGATGAACATGATGCTTTTATCAAGAACGACCATCTGCTTTCTAAATGAGTTTTATTgggaaaaaaaagtgaataaaaaTAGTTTAAAGATCGGGCATATGGATGAGCAATCAGTACATTGTGTATCAATGAATAAAAGGCAGAAGAAGAATACCACAGGGAACCCTCTGTCGAATAAACCGAATCCTACCAGAGAAACCACAGGAACCATTCCTAGAGGACTGAAAAATCTGAACCAGAAACGGCATCATTTTAATGTTAGGTCTCACCATTAAATTGCCATCTTAAACTAAATTTGATAGCAGAACAATTTGGCGAACAATTCACTGTACCTGGAACAGATACCCCACAATTGGCTGTAACCTAGAATAATTTGAATACAAGATGAGACGATTGAAGCTCCTTGTATAGCTCTCATCGTTTGCTGGAACCTCTGTGTGCATTCAAGTGAAAAGCAGTTGAATTCAAGTTGAACATGTGAAGAACAAATGGAATGAAGCTCGTTGCAACTTGATGGCTACTTACTTCATGGTCATCGGTTATTCGATTCAGGGAAGAGTCATGAATTATGGATATGGCTGGAATAACAAAAGCATAAGAACCACTGATAATAGTTGGAAGACGAGTGCCGAATAGGGTTTGGATCAACGTGTTTATTCCTGATACAAATAGCAATGTCTGAACCACCCTAACCTTGTCCCCCTGCAGCCATAGACTCCATGATCAACACTTCCATTTAGTTGCTTAGTTAACTTGTTTCTTATCTTCCCCtccttaaaaatttgatttttatgaaatggAAGGGATTTTGGTAAAGCATACGATTCTTACGTCACTTCCGCCCATCAATGGCACAAGTAGGGTTGGAATCATCACCGCGGTGCCCAGCGAGAGTATGTAATGCTGAAACCCTAAAGCAATCGCCTCGCCTGCAATAAATCTCAAGCTTCAGGTCACGAGTCAGAAATCTCAAGTAGAAGTCGAGCGGGCGCACCCCAAGAGGGATTGGAGTCGATGCAGTACTCGAACCCCTGGAGTTGATCCATGGGCGGGTGGACGATCATCTCCTCCAGCTTCAGTTCCGCCATGTCTGTCCCCGGACTCCCCAAAACACTGTCTTCTGCAGTTGTTTCGCCAAGATGGGATTTTTCCGACTGCGGAGCGGATGAGGAATCCGGCGCCAAAGAAAAAAAGTGATCTTGAGAGGAAAAGACGGCGAATTATTGGTGGGAAAAAGAGGAAAAAAAGAGGCGCAGTGAGGCTGAGACAAGAACACTTCGCCACCCACTCAATGACCTCATCCTGTTCTGCTTTTTATTCTCTCCCTACCTCCTCTTGTCCTTTATAACTGCAGCTGCCTACAATCGCACGCAGCGGTTTCCAAAACTCGCAAGTTCATAAATAATCTCCAAGAAATTACTAGCAAAAGACGAGACTTCGCCATCGACTGTACACTGGCAGTTCATCAGAGGGGCCAAGAGCAGCTTCTGCGCGGTGAATTGAGTTCATTAAATGGAATCGTTGTCGCTGTTGAGTCAGCGTCGACGCAGTATGAAAAGATTCGAAGGCAGCCATTTATATGAAAAGGAATTAATGGTTATTggaaaaaacaaaatcaaagaGCACCCATCTGGAGTGTTTGAGAATAAGGGCGACAGGGATTTTTCATTGTTTCTTTATCGGGCAGTGTGTGTGGAAACAAAAGGATGGATACAACTTTCAAAAGGCTGTGAGCACAATCCAATGTAAGCAAAGTAGATTCCAATCTCTTTTCTTGAATTATTTGCTTTGTActccttttttgttttttttttgccatgagaAACTCACATATTATATTTGCTAAAACAAAGTAAGGATCATTCTTTTTAATATGTACAATTTACGAGAACTGGGATGCTTTTTTGTAAAAGAATAATTTACGAGGGGCGCGTTTTTGTCAAATCCAATTTATGATGGGAGctcttttagaaaatttaatagatACAAAGCCCATTTAATCAAATGGGCTGTTATGGCCCAATACAAGGGCTAAAGACACTGGTGTGGTTGTCACCAATACGAGGTTGTCCGTTTAAAAAGCGATGTGAATAGACGGTCTCTGAGTTAGGGAGGGCGGCGGAGACGCCGACGGCGGATGTGATCGAAGCGGGAGATCTATCTAGATGGGGTGGTGGCGTCGCCGGGGAAGGAGGACAGGGAGAGATTGTGCGGCGAAGAAAAATGACTACCCGAGTCCGGAAAGACCACCTTGCCCTCTTCTTCAAGGCGGTAACTTTCTTCGTCGATGGATTCCAGATTTCGCCCCCTTGAGCCCTAATCTCCTGATGGAGGGGGATCTCTTGCGAGAGACTCATCAAAGTTTGAATTTTCGCCTGTAAGATTGCAATTTCGATTACTTTTACGCGGTAGCTAATGTAGTTTGTCGATTGGTTTTCATCTTTCTCCTCTTGTGTGCCCTAGCTACTCCAAAGCACGCTGACGTTATATCTGAGCATATCTCAAATACATTTGCAGATCTGACTTCTTGGGTACAAATTTCGCCGTTTTCGACGGCCAACGACCATCTCTAATGCTGCTAAGGAATCAAGAGGCAGAGTGATGCGGCGTTTTGCTAGCAAGCGAATCAGCCCTCAAGCCCCTTCTGGTAACTTTGAAATCGGACAGATCTCAACCTTCTCAGGTCTGGAGGGCAAGGACGAACTGTACTCTTCAGCTTCCCAAGGCACCTGATCGTTTAGAAGAAGATTCGCAAAAGAAATCTCCTCGGCGGCATGAGCATTTGCAGTGCTGGTGCTTTTCCTTTCATGGTCGTGCCACAGTGGCCTCAGGGCTTGAGACAAAGAGACAGTGGTGTTGCAGTTCGGGCTGCTCGACGACAGTATTCATGGTTGAAGGCTATCAAGGGTGGCTCAGCTGTTTACGCTGCTTTAGAGAAGAAGGCTGAGCTATATGAACAACAACATCATCGAAGAAACAACAACAAGAACACAACAAGGATCAAGATCTGATCTTTTCTTCAGGAACGAAAATTTTCAACAATGGGTCatcaaaaattatcttttaatgAATGGAAAAGGAAAGATTATTTAAATGTGGCAGCCGCAGCAGAGGTAGAAGAGGCAGAGAGCGCCGACGAGGACGACGCCTTCGACGCAGTAGAGGACGTTAAATAGGAGGTCATCGAGGAGAGACGAGCGGAAAAGAGCCGGCCGCTTCCACCGCCACGAGGCGGCGAGGCCGAGGAGCTTCCACGGCCGGCGGTGTCCACTGCCGCCGACGCTTAGCTTCCGGAACCAACCTCCGGTCACCATGGATcgatccttcttcttctcctcaatctgaactcttcttcctctctttggatctctataaataaaagagcaaccaaactggaaaaagaaaattaaatgaaGAAAAGTGAAGAAGAAGCCATCGTGAAAAACGTCATCACGCCATTGACTGGATTCGAATTGGTTTGAATGAACTGGCCGAGGGAGACTAGGTAAATAAATGCGATGCTGGCACAACACATATCTCTGTTGGATTTGGCCGTATCCATTTaatgattatatattttaaatatctaAGTTGGTAGTAGttggattttaaaattttttattttatttttgttcaagAAGAAATCACGGGGAAAATTTCATTTACAGGAAATCAATTTCCCTTCAGAAAACGACTGCTATTACTAAATGAATGCTAGATTTTACATGAATTCACTATACTTGTAAATTAACcaaaaaaggatggttttaaggAAAACTTAGATTTTTCTATGTTGAAATATGCCTTCCACTATcatcaccaaaaataaataaataaataaataaataaataatataggaGTATTTTAAGGGAGTAAAATAAGATTTCCCTTTTTACCTGAATCAAAAGTCTACTTTCCAGCTACAGGAAGGGAATACTTCCTCCTGGTTTATGGTTGTCACCCATTATTGTCCTCTCCATTCACATCCATAAATTCTGCAAAAAACTGAAGAGACAAGGCATCACAGCTCCAAACAAAAGCATGAGATGCAATGGCCCCATTGCTCTTTTTTACGGCAAAAATTAGTAAAgcgtctgtttttttttttaaaaattaatcatcacgtcttattttaaatttttattgaaagGATTCTCATTTTACTATTTAATAATGTACAATTAATTAATTGTCTTTCAACATTCATCtagtattattttcattattttcagTTTAAATTTTTTGTCTAAATTTTAAACCGGTCATTGACATTGTACCATCTACGAAACATAACTATTACATATGTTGTAGTGCTATGATTGTGCAGTTATGACATGAATGTTCTATAAGTAAATGGAATTCACATTTTAATAGCTACGAAATGATTTCGTAATTAGTACAACGTGAATAATAGATGAACAAGGTTGAATTCATAGTGTAATAGTTATGTAACCGTAATTGCTACAATTTACATCTTTTTGAACATATTAAGTATGTATTATAGAAGGTATGAAACCGTAGCTACTATAATATTGATAGCAACTACGAAACCGTAACTACTACATCTCGTTTGACCAATTCATGATTTAAACGAGAGATAGTAATGCGAACAATATTGAACAATACTGAGGAGAATTGGGTAATTGTATATGATTGAATAATGAGATGGGGCATCGTTTGATGATTTAGAAAAGAAATGCTCTTTTTGACTATGTTATCCTGCGCGACGTGCACAGTCATACACTGTGCGCATCGCACAggaaatcaatattttttttactttttatttattttttaaattttgaattaaaaaaaatcaatatttctatatataaatccttaatatataaatatatcccctaaacacattataatattccataaatatttaaatatattttatttttaatttttctttttactaaacacTATAACCCAATTGAGATAcctaaaccctagaggtaaaatcttaaaaaaaaatagtttgaaaattatAACTCAATTGGGATGCATGAAgcctaaaataaaatcttaaaaaatattttaattaatttttttaattcaaaatttttaaaaagtaataataataaataatgaatatctattatttcgattttgaatttttttaattcataattaaaaaaaattaaaaagaaaaaaatattgatttccTGTGCGACGCCATATAAACACAATGTGCGCGACGCGTAGGATAATATAACTCTAtacatatatttatatatatatatatatatatacacacacttgAGCATGCATGACTGCCATGGACGACTAAGTGCGCACATTCATCAGTAAAAAAGAATCTTCAATTTTCAAATCATTACCCTTCTCTTTAGGGCATCTCCAAGGTTTAAACTTCTAAATGAGGTTTTTGTAATTCCCAATATATCATATCAATGTCACATCGATAATATAAAAATCTATTATTCTCCAATTTACCAAATGACGTACATGAAATTCCAAATTTATCCAAAGGAGTATCAAGATTTTGTATTTACCAAAGGACATAGTAAAAAGTGTGAAATTCCTCTTCTACCCCTCCCGCTAACCTCCCCTTTCCCACCTCATTTTCTAAGGCATCGGAaccatatttttattttaaaatcgttTTTGTAGTTTGGATGCACATGGTCTCTCTTTCTCTCCTTCcataccttcttccttctcttataAATACGAAACCATCACCAGCCTCCTCCGGTTACCAAACCTTCTCCTGCAGTTTGGCAGGATTCAAAAGGGTAATTAGAGTAAGACATTGTCGTAAGAATTTCAAGAGGTGACTTTAAAAGACAACAACATTCAAGAACATCAACATTGAAGGAAAAGTTTCAAGCAAGGGTGAAATTGGTAGAAGAAGACAAACATAGATTTAGCTATGTACATATCAATCTGCTACTGTAAAAATGGTTTGTagtgtaataaaaaaaatagcatGTACTTTTGTAGTAAAAGGTGATTACAAAAATCGTGTTTATGATATTAATGAATATCTAGGGAAGAATTATAGAACAACACCTATAATATGGTAACCTCCATTACTTAATTGATTTGCGAGATGTTCCACTGTGATGCTAGAGTTCAGCTAGACCTTGCTCATTCACGATCGGTTGATCTGGTATGTATAagcacgttgggcctgatattcgatcatatcaggcccactttGTTCCTTGATCAAAACTTTATTATTCATTACTTATTTAAACCTGTTCAAAGGTGCTCCAATGTTATGATAAATTTCTACATGaatgtggacctgatatgatcTCATATCAGACCCATATTGAACCTAATATGAGATCTTATATCAGTCCCAATATGGGTCTGATATGATCCCATATTAGGTCCACATTAGTCTTGATATTATTCCATATTAGGTCTAACATGGCATCATATGAGGCAAACTTTAATTCTTAGTTACAACTTTGATTTTACACTATATATACATTTTCCTTGCTCAAGGAAGCAGTTGTGATTTTGCAAAAATACAAAAACCATAGATTCATTTGTGAGATTTTGTCAAAACCACTGATCAATGATGAAAATCTAGTATGTATTGTTGGTTCTTTACGGCCAGTAAGAGAGAAGTGAATTGCCTTGCACAAATAAATAACAAATATTTTTCTCAAAGGCTTTAAAATAATTACACACTTAAATAAATATTACATAATAAAAGAGAAGTACGAGACAATCACtttacttggttggcaatcaGAAGATTTCTACTCCAACGCAAAtaagctcactatgaagatctccttctcgaacaaaatGTCAGAGCCGAAGAAGTCTCATACACGGAAATAATGCTCAGAAATGAAAAACAGAATGATTCTTGAAGTACAAAGTGTGTTGTTCGAAAAGGAGAAGACCagtgctctatttatagcccattgGTCGAAAAATAACGGTTTGTAAACATGGCacagtccgggtgcctggaccctcTCCGGGCTCTCCCAGCCTGGCAAATCTTATCGTCATGCAAAAACTACGCATCGGGCGTGGGAGAAAATTTTATGCCGCTTCGAACATTCGGACCCGCTCTGGACACCT from Zingiber officinale cultivar Zhangliang chromosome 4A, Zo_v1.1, whole genome shotgun sequence includes the following:
- the LOC121970576 gene encoding nucleobase-ascorbate transporter 2-like is translated as MAELKLEEMIVHPPMDQLQGFEYCIDSNPSWGEAIALGFQHYILSLGTAVMIPTLLVPLMGGSDGDKVRVVQTLLFVSGINTLIQTLFGTRLPTIISGSYAFVIPAISIIHDSSLNRITDDHERFQQTMRAIQGASIVSSCIQIILGYSQLWGICSRFFSPLGMVPVVSLVGFGLFDRGFPVVGRCVEIGVPTLILFVAASQYLKHVSVRRLPILERFSLLITITIVWIYAHILTVGGAYKHRPERTQLNCRTDRANLISSAPWIKVPYPLQWGAPTFDAGHSFGMMAAVLVSMVESTGAYKAAARLASATPPPAYVLSRGIGCQGIGVLFDGLFGTLTGSSVSVENVGLLGSTRVGSRRVIQISAGFMIFFSVMGKFGALFASIPFTVFAAIYCVLFGIVAAVGLSMLQFTNMNSMRNLFIVGVSIFLGLSVPQYFFRYTTSAQHGPAHTNAEWFNDYINTIFSSPPTVALIVAVFLDNTLDFHGAAADRGMGWWDRFRKFKGDSRNEEFYTLPFNLHRFFPTS